aTGACTCAAAAGTATCATAAAGATGAATCACCACATCGGGACAATGTCTGAAACATCTAACATTCAAGGACAGAATAGTTATTGCTGGGTTGTTTTGTGGGACTCAGCGTTTAGTTGTAAGCCTGTTAACACACTTAACTCCTAAACATGTGTTATCAGTGAGCTCCAAACAACACTGCGGTGTTAGTGCTACAACCTCGGAGCACGGGCTTTTGTTTTCAATTCAAAAAGCTGCTGTTCAGCTGTTGAAAGTCAGAAATACCCACAGCATTTAAACACATCACACTATTAACAATTAACATATTGTCTCTTTGATCACAACCTTTAGTTTGGAATATTCAAACATTAGTTATatgttaaaacaaatatatcatATCTGCGCAATTACTTGAATTACCCCTAGATAGAACCTAATCCAATATTATTAAATGCTAAATTTCAAGCAGACACTATcataaacatacacaaacatgtaTAAGCCGTCCTTACCGAGCTGGTGGTGTTGCATCGTGAGCGTGGCGTCACTTCCCTTTCCCACAATGGTCGCCACGGTGATCTTCCTCATTGCGAGGTCACAGGGTTGCTTCTCGCTGTCTTCTTTCTGCTGCATGTACAGTGTTGCATCTCGGCTGGGTGTTGAGATCAACTAGCACCAGcgtaacacacaaacagacacatcacTCCAAATGGATCATATACGGTCCTGACGAGGTGCAGATATGTCTGAAGAAGTCAAATGTTTCGCATGCATTTTTAATGTGGATGTATCTCGGGGTTAGAGATAAAAGACTGAGACAAAGGAAAAGACCAGAATTCAAAAAGAGACAGTTCTCACCATTAACCTTCTTGtcccctttaaattgttcaaAAACTCCTTCAGGGCTGATTTATCCTTCTCACTGACCTCTCTGTTGGACTTTTTCCCTCTTGCTTtccctttcttcccttttttccctttaccCTTTTTCTTAGatctctgtgtttcctctgtgtcctcctttGCATTCTGCTCTTTGTTATCTTCACTGTTTTCTTCTAAatttcttctcttcccttctTCCACAGCGGAGTCAGGCCTGCAgtagaaaaggaaaaacaaggACTTTGATCTTAATCCAGCACTAAAAAAGCACTTCTGTCTGGTATTCAGGGATGAGGAGGCAGATGGGAAAACAACATCTCTGCAGGACTTTAACATCCACACTCTTTTGTCTCCTGCAGTATGTTTGAAAAATGGATACAAAGTGTAAACATCATACCTGTCTTTCTTCACTTTATCATTACTGAttgacacagagagagggttTTGCACTCTTTGCTGTCCGTTAGAAAATGTCCGACCCCCACTGCTCGAGACCTTTCCCCTCCTGGATCCCGCGGCAGACACCTTACGGATAACAAACCTGGACCGTCCATTCAGTATATCCTGGATTTTACTCTTCAGAGCAGCTTTTTTTTCCGGGGAAGGTTTTCTTTGTGTTGTCAACAGAGAAGTCACATTACCTCGCCTCTGAGGGCTCAgtatcatcttcttcttcaccttcctTTTGATTACAACCTTCTTTTTTGTGGTTTTACACCTAAatcaagtgttaaaaaaaatgtgtttgagaGGATTTGTGTAGACTTATTTTTCATAATCAATCAAAATGAGATAACAATCAAAACCAAACACTCCGATTGCACTGCACAGTCAATAGGATAATCTACATTCACATCGTATGCATCAACAACTCCTACAAACTGAAGATGCATCTTTAGATTGGGAAATGTTGGTCATTTTCTCTATACCAGCATTAATTCAATGGAGCGTGCACTGACTGAACTTGTTATATCTTTCATCCATTCTCTGTCAGTACAGTGTATGACACAGTGGTATAATGGCACCTCAAGTTGGATCCTTTTCTGGTCAtcttctccagcttcctcaCGGGGAACTGATCAATAAGCTCCAAAACCGCTTCAACACGGACCGCATAAGGGAAGCGCTCACTGACCCGAAGGTTCTTCTTCAGAACCAGCATGGTGAACCCTTGCTCCTGAATCAATTGTTGCAGTATAAAAACTCAAGCTCAGGTATCCACGAAGTAAGAATAGACAATTCcagtaatatattatataaatgaattATTCAATTCGGCTGTAACTTGTTTATGTCTTGTTGGAAGACAAACTGCTTACCTGGTTGGTAAGCTCCAGGTAGTGCAGCAGTTTGCTGACGGTGTCAGGGTCCAGGCTCTCCACTGTGGCTTCTCCTTGGAAAGTAGTTTTCTGGATTCGACCTTCCATCATGGCATTctggatgatggtgatgatgaatgtGTCTCTTTCTGCTAGACGGCAGTTCAGCCCTTTCTgaaagagacggggagagacaaAAGAGCGACAGAAGAGATAGAAAGGATGCTGTTTTTAGTAAAATTACTTTGGAATATTTccccaaattaattaaaacaaagaaacaaatatcCAAAAAGTATAAGTCAGTACAATACCTGCTCCATATCTTCCAGCTGTTTCTCCATCATAAGAAGGTAGTGGTCATTGTGTGATGGGGCTGTAATCACCCACAGTCGTTTTTTACCTGGAGGAAACAAGGGGTACTTTAAGTACCGGACTGTAAGAAGGTAAACAGACAAGTAGACCAATCAGCTGATCAGTTCACGTGTCTTGCCTGCAAAGTCCGCCAGGAAATCCAGCTCCGGAGCCAGGCTCGATGAGGATTCCTTCGCCCCTCGGTTGTCTGCATGATCTTCATCCAACCCCAGCCCCTGCTCCATGCCCACAGGGAGGTCCGAATAGTCTCCCCACTCCTTCACATTAGGGTCCAGATGATCCTTGGACTTGCCCGGCCAGGCGGTGAGCAAACCCGGGTAGCTCCAGAGGACAGCAAACAACAGCAGAGGCCAGTGTGACTTGTATAAATTAAACATCCTCGCTGACACGGTTGAGTGGCTGGTTTGTTGATCAGCTGGAAGTGGTTAGCAGCTCACAAATCCTCCTCTGATTATAAAATGCATTCGTGCTGAATCGTAGTCACCACTGTTGCATCTGAAACAGAATAGATGGATTAGTCAGCTGGATGGATTTAAGAGTTTAAAAGCAACACAACATCAATCACAAATCTGAGAAATCCCCAAATTCAAAATCACAAAAGCTGAAGGAgtctaaataaaaaagttggaCCCAATCTGACATGAATCCTAAAGGTAAAAGAACAGCAAAAACTGCAGAGATGTTAGCGTCTCTCACCAGCAGAGAGGAACTGACTGGGGAGACTTCACTCTCCTTGCACAAATGCGCTCCTGGTTCACATTACACCCCGGGATCGTGAACAGGAAACTCATGGAATTTTCTGGGACTTCAAagcattttctttctctctctctctctctctctctctaaacattCTCTGTGTGTACGTATAAGGTGCTGCTTTGTCCCACAGCTGCCTGATGTCGGTTTTTAATAGAAAAACCATCAGTCGCATGCAAGACAGAcatatttcatgtttcataaTATTATTCAGAATGAGGGCGACTGCCCTcctgttcccgccaagctcgacaccaagctcagaggtctaggcctgcactctaccatgtgcagctggatactggacttcctgtcgggccgccgccaggtggtgaggatgggcggtaccacctcagagccgctgaccctcaacacgggagcccctcagggatgcgtgttgagccctctcctctactccctgtacacccacgactgcacggccatgcacagctccaacgtcatcatcaagtttgctgacgacacaacagtgttggggctgattaccgacgacgagacagcctatagggaggaggttggatcactggtacagtggtgccaggagaacagcctcgtcctcaacgtcaagaagaccaaggagctgatcgtggactacaggaagcggagaggagagcacacccacatctccatagacggagttgcagtagagagggtcagcagcttcaagttcctcggcgtgcacatctccgaggacctcacatggaccacgcacaccactcacgtggtgaaaagggcccaacaacgcctgtatttccttaggcgactgaggaaattcaacatggccccgcatcctcagaacattctacaccagtaccatcgagtgttctgacaggttgcatcaccgtctggtacgggaactgcaccgccctggagcgtagggcactacagagggtggtgcggtcggcacagtacatcgttggaggtgagcttcctccatcctggacatatacaccaagcggtgcgtggccagggccaagcggatgatgaaagacagtAACCAcaccggccacaaactgttcacccttctaccgtcaggcaggcgataccgcggtaccaagtgccgcacaaacagactgagggacagcttcttcagtcaggccatcaggctgctgaacaaggactgagaccctcattaacactacacaccagaacatattctgtgaatatctatggccatggtgtatattttattacattgtttatatatatatatattgtatatatatattgtatgtatatacatatatatatatatagtctcaaaaaaagtgtatattttattacattgttttatatatatatattgccatgatgtatattctattacattgttttatatatatattgttaatactgcAAGACAGAcatatttcatgtttcataaTATTATTCAGAATGAGGGCGACTGCCCTcctgttcccgccaagctcgacaccaagctcagaggtctaggcctgcactctaccatgtgcagctggatactggacttcctgtcgggccgccgccagatggtgaggatgggcggtaccacctcagagccgctgaccctcaacacgggagcccctcagggatgcgtgttgagccctctcctctactccctgtacacccacgactgcggccatgcacagctcaacgtcatcatcaagtttgctgacgacacaacagtgttggggctgattacCGACAACttacgagacagcctatagggaggaggttggatcactggtacagtggtgccaggagaacagcctcgtcctcaacgtccaagaagaccaaggagctgatcgtggactacaggaagcggagaggagagcaccccatctccatagacggagttgcagagagggtcagcagcttcaagttcctcggcgcacatctccgaggacctcacatggaccacgcacaccactcacggtgaaagggcccaacaacgcctgtatttccttaggcgactgaggaaattcaacatagccccgcatcctcagaacattctacaccagtaccatcgagagtgttctgacaggttgcatcaccgtctggtacgggaactgcaccgccctgggcgtagggcactacagaggtggtgcggtcggcacagtacatcgttggaggtgagcttcctccatcctggacatataccaAGCGGTGCGGCCAGGGccaacggatgatgaaagacaaccacccggccacaaactgttcacccttctaccgtcaggcaggcgataccgcagtatcaagtgccgcacaaacagactgaggacagcttcttcagtcaggccatcaggctgctgaacaggaCTGagacctcattaacactacacactacacaccagaacatattctgtgaatatctatggccatggtgtatattttattacattgtttatatatatatattgtatatatatattgtatgtatatacatatatatatatatatagtctcaaaaaagtgtatattttattacattgttttatatatatatattgccatgatgtatattctattacattgtttttatatatatattgttaatacttcttcttcttttttgtgtggatattgtatagtttattctcattcttattctctTAGTTTAGTGCTGCACAAGCTGCTCGGCTTTAGATGGACTTTGTTGCTGTGAACAGCAAATAATAACAGAACACCatcttttaattaaaagaagaagTATTCTGAATATTGACTTTGTAAAAGCAAATATACTCTACAAATAATGATTGATACATGCATCAAATTAAGAAACTAAATCTGTTGTCAAGTAGCATAATACAGTATACCGGTAGTTCTGTATAAATAAGAACATACTATCAAATAAAAATGATGCCATAAACTTTAATCACGTGTATGACCAGTGTGTATAGATAAGGCAAACAAAGTATTTGTTTAAAGGTTAGAGGTGAAACCGACATCAATGACACAGCTGGATTATAAAGTGGCTATTTTGAAACTTGTACTAAATGATGCTGGAAAAGGACTTTATTCCACAAGTTTGAAGGAATTGActcttttgttctttcttcctcAAAAGATCATATAACAGTGTACAGAGGAGACTTTCCTCAACAGAGAGATCAGgcctgaaaacacaaacaatgtatgaatgaatgaagtaATGGATATCTTAAGTTGTTGCATAatgcaaccacaacaacactaaTGACTCAAAAGTATCATAAAGATGAATCACCACATCGGGACAATGTCTGAAACATCTAACATTCAAGGACAGAATAGTTGTAAGCCTGTTAACACACTTAACTCCTAAACATGTGTTATCAGTGAGCTTTTGTTTTCAATTCAAAAAGCTGCTGTTCAGCTGTTGAAAGTCAGAAATACCCACAGCATTTAAACACATCACACTATTAACAATTAACATATTGTCTCTTTGATCACAACCTTTAGTTTGGAATATTCAAACATGAGTTATatgttaaaacaaatatatcatATCTGATAGAACCTAATCAATATTATTAAATGCTAAATTTCAAGCAGACACTATcataaacatacacaaacatgcgAGCTGGTGGTGTTGCACACAATGGTGTGATCTTCCTCATTGCGAGGTCACACTTCTTTCTGCTGCATGTACAGTGTTGCATCTCGGCTGGGTGTTGAGatccacaaacagacacatcacTCCAAATGGATCATATACGGTCCTGACGAGGTGCAGATATGTCTGAAGAAGTCAAATGTTTCGCATGCATTTTTAATGTGGATGTATCTCGGGGTTAGAGATAAAAGACTGAGACAAAGGAAAAGACCAGAATTCAAAAAGAGACAGTTCTCACCATTAACCTTCTTGtcccctttaaattgttcaaAAACTCCTTCAGGGCTGATTTATCCTTCTCACTGACCTCTCTGTTGGACTTTTTCCCTCTTGCTTtccctttcttcccttttttccctttaccCTTTTTCTTAGatctctgtgtttcctctgtgtcctcctttGCATTCTGCTCTTTGTTATCTTCACTGTTTTCTTCTAAatttcttctcttcccttctTCCACAGCGGAGTCAGGCCTGCAgtagaaaaggaaaaacaaggACTTTGATCTTAATAAAAGCACTTATGTCTGGTATTCAGGGATGAGGAGGCAGATGGGAAAACAACATCTCTGCAGGACTTTAACATCCACACTCTTTTGTCTCCTGCAGTATGTTTGAAAAATGGATACAAAGTGTAAACATCATACCTGTCTTTCTTCACTTTATCATTACTGATTGACCTTTGCTGTCCGTTAGAAAATGTCCGACCCCACTGCTCGAGACCTTTCCCTCCTGGATGGATAACAAACCTGGACCGTCCATTCAGTATATCCTGGATTTTACTCTTCAGAGCAGCGAAGGTTTTCTTTGTGTTGTCAACAGAGAAGTCACATTACCTCGCCTCTGAGGGCTCAgtatcatcttcttcttcaccttcctTTTCATTACAACCTTCTTTTTTGTGGTTTTACACCTAAatcaagtgtaaaaaaaaatgtgtttgagaGGATTTGTGTAGACTTATTTTTCATAATCAATCAAAATGAGATAACAATCTCAATAGGATAATCTACATTCACATCGTATGCATCAACAACTCCTACAAACTGAAGATGCATCTTTAGATTGGGAAATGTTGGTCATTTTCTCTATACCAGCATTAATTCAATGGAGCGTGCACTGACTGAACTTGTTATATCTTTCATCCATTCTCTGTCAGTACAGTGTATGACACAGTGGTATAATGGCACCTCAAGTTGGATCCTTTT
The window above is part of the Pseudoliparis swirei isolate HS2019 ecotype Mariana Trench chromosome 15, NWPU_hadal_v1, whole genome shotgun sequence genome. Proteins encoded here:
- the ccdc80l2 gene encoding coiled-coil domain-containing protein 80, with amino-acid sequence MFNLYKSHWPLLLFAVLWSYPGLLTAWPGKSKDHLDPNVKEWGDYSDLPVGMEQGLGLDEDHADNRGAKESSSSLAPELDFLADFAGKKRLWVITAPSHNDHYLLMMEKQLEDMEQKGLNCRLAERDTFIITIIQNAMMEGRIQKTTFQGEATVESLDPDTVSKLLHYLELTNQEQGFTMLVLKKNLRVSERFPYAVRVEAVLELIDQFPVRKLEKMTRKGSNLRCKTTKKKVVIKRKVKKKMILSPQRRGNVTSLLTTQRKPSPEKKAALKSKIQDILNGRSRFVIRKVSAAGSRRGKVSSSGGRTFSNGQQRVQNPLSVSISNDKVKKDRPDSAVEEGKRRNLEENSEDNKEQNAKEDTEETQRSKKKGKGKKGKKGKARGKKSNREVSEKDKSALKEFLNNLKGTRRLMLISTPSRDATLYMQQKEDSEKQPCDLAMRKITVATIVGKGSDATLTMQHHQLESEPPLSGQSEHFSDSGLISLLRAELGLSSSDLFSMTVTDYDLKPNKVFEAPPLGHALFEYIDNFPSRRSEKEKERRSPPSCSDGKQKPAAENSLLRFMSKRRLLLISAPSEDDYSFQQQLSALSGQQCHLGIRHFAMLKLTGTGNKASGTVELFPLNGHSQSEVEPLSRDMVNNLREQLKISSEYFSMLVVGKDSDVKAWFPSPMWSLDSIYDLVDSMDLRLQEEKLQQRLGIHCPEDRGTGGREGGHYPGYDEDRADDAYLYHRSEE